The genomic stretch gcttatttgagccatatattgtgattgtatatatttatttgtgtattttgtttgtgtttgtggtcttaggaccttaaaatacctaataaacaccaaaaaccctaaaaaatgttcggtggactgttgagcttgatctgaacttttagacttaggattaggcaacattccatatgcaaagggacttggccaatgccaaaattttgagaccaagttattgggatttaagccttcatctgatgcaagtattgggatctatttaaactcatctgctacattgtcttgatACCAACttttattttgatcttgtgtctgatgcaTTATTCCGAGTcaatcaaggagtatttcatctgatacatgagaagacatAGAACATTGCTAGCTatggagttgcttgcttggatgtggctatctttatttgatcccttgatcttcatgatgtctaatattgctaattgcttgctgataattgcttaatttaaagtccaaagggaaagtgggttttctatatgacattcttgtcagttggattgcatcccattggtcagatcttttcaactcttaactattaattttatgcttaggattagtcttttcatctcctcccacttcttaaatttcaaaatctttccccCCTTTCAAcaaccttctttgtttgtgatttcaaactttgaccttatttcaattagaaactttggccatatgccattgaattttcaaactcttttcttaaatcaaacttgtaaataaatctaatcatattcacttaaaatttcaaaagacaaaaagaactaacacccattcaaacttgtgggccctttgtgcctcttttaacttaagttttgattaaaagcaatccactcattttgaaattgatatcACAAACTAggaggttttgatccctcatttttatgttggcacgtaggcacaagtccgaaggtcttgtcaaacacaaaaatataatcaataaattattttctcatccccacactctatttttatcaaacatcattttatactaaaacacatacacataaaaaagggctccctaagagtacctaggatactttggatgctaacaccttccctctgtgtaaccaacccccttacttgtaaatctggcattttattagttttgatttgaaaacttcttatctttgggttttgttcgtacttttccctttccctttggaaacaataaaaaaacggtggcgactctggttttattgacgttaagcttatccatagcttgatggtcatgaatttacctctacaaaaatcaagtggcgactctgctggggaggagtcctcagtgggtttagcctacttttttatgtgtatatatttgtctatttgatgcttgtatgcttgttttgtgtgatataatctgcttgttgtgcttggtgatctctgagtggtgagataagttctaacccgaacttgagtgcaattaagattggagaatggtatagtcatgttcaacttgtgtggagtagtccttaacaagttgtcttgagacccatctactcagtggagacccttttggagttactaatgtcacataagttatttgtagttaggcattactttctctcatttggggtccgagaagctgaagaccgtataacatttaacccaacttggcctatttaggacgtagtgcggagactgttcaggtgtatacctgataatagttgttacatgagactacactcagacgagtttctcttgagaatattatgagttgatgagtcagtcatcctaacctataatatccgatagatggaattaagactctgggaacttcttagaacatgatctataggtttttatccttagtacactcctttgggatggttcttaacctgactccatgctcgtgactcacaagAATACTAACTTTCTTTTCCTTTCAACAAACAATAGAGTTGAAATCCCCTCTAATGCACCATTCCCCATCCCCATACTTCCTTTTCAACATAGATATTTCCTTCCACATCAATCTCTTCTTAACTAGGCAACACGACGAATAAACATTGACTATATAATAGAAATTACTCATCCATAACACTTTCATTCCCAAGAAACCATCTCCTTTAAATGAAAAAATGGGATCAAAAATACCTTCATTCCATAACATTAACAAGCCTCTCGATTGACCCGACAATTTTGAATAAAACCACCCCACCTTCTGATGAGACCAGAAACTACTAGCAACTTTAGAATCAACAAAGTTAAGTTTCATTTCTTGGATCAAGAAAACATCCGCCTTACCAGAAGAAATTTCAACTCCGACTATTCTCCTCTTCACTCTGCTACCTCCCCCTCTAATGTTGAGTGAACCAATAATCATTTGCCCAGATTTTTCGATCCCTTCAAAGCTAACATCCTCTTCTTATCattgtcataccctcaaattttcCCTATCACCAAATCACCTTCTTGAACCCTAATCCAAGAGTATACATCCCATACATGGCGTCTCATATGCATCTATGCTTAATGATCTACAATAATTCACAAACTCAAGGCATGGAATTCATCTATGAAGCTTCAAGATCTCCTTGCCATGTTGAGATATGCCCAAGCCACCTTAATCCTAATCTCATCCTCAAGCATCTAACAAAGCTTGGAGGATCATTCAAacatctcactcactctccaaaTTCAATTTGAatggtgagtcccctttgaagaagCATCAAGATTTATCTGGTCACTCAAGGACCCTAACCCTAGCTTTTGACCCTCATTGGGCTTGTACAAGTCTTGATTCCCCATGGATCTTGCCCTTGTCATCGAGGAACCCTTAAATCCAAAGTTTTTTCATGCCCCACATCTGTGAAACATGTCATTATGACCCTTGCATCACCAAACCCTAATCCATATGGCCTTGATCTCATAGAAGAAGAATACGGAGACAAAGTATCATATACAAGAAGGGTTCAAATATGATGACATTCATCTTCTTGCACAAAGCCTGCGGCTGTTTGATAGCCCATTGAAGAATATGACATTCATCTCCATAGATACAGGCCACACCGTCACCAACAAGTTATTGATTTGTAAGTTTGACACGACTTGGTTAGTGTTTTTCCCATTGTTTCAATATATATTGTTTGAATATAACGTTTGGACACGATTAGGTTAGTGTTTTTTAGATTGCCTCTGTATATATTGTTTCAATATATGGTTTATTTTAGATCTATTTATTTCTCTGTTTATACTAAAAATTTGTGTTTAGTATGTgatatattaaaattaaattttttctATTACAGTTTATTCAAAAGACCTAGGTGACTCTACTAACACTAACATTACTTTAGAGAATATACAAGGTTCAGCAGGGCCTTTGGGATGAGTAAATTCATTTAAACTTAAAGTATATATGAGACATTTTACACCCAGATAGGATATAATATGCGCTCTTTTTACACCTATtttaaaacgggtgtaaattcTTCATACATTTCTCATCCGGTGAATTTACACCCGATTATAACGGGTGTAAAATTGTCTTTCTACACTAGTGAACTTACTAAGTCACTTTTCAAGAATATGAAAAAACAATATATAACAAAATTAATACAACATACAACAACCACATTCTCAACAAAACAATAGTAATCTCAACACAACACCTTACTAAGTCACTTTTCAACAATATggaaaaaaaatatttaacaATATTAATATAACACACAACAACAACATTCTCAACAAGCAATAACAATCTCAATACAATATCTTACTATAAGTCACTTTTCAATAATATGGAAAAACAATATTTAACAATAATACAacaatacaacaacaacaacattgtcAACAACACGATAACAATTTCAATATAACAACACAATAACAATGCCACAACTACAATGCCAATATATAACACTCTCAACAACACAAACAATTTCATTCTCACTCAATCACAACATCAAACATGAATAGTGATGATATATTTCACGTACCGTAATTGTAAAGAAGAAGATTCAACAAAATGAGTTTTGTGTACCATTCATGCAAGTTTTGTCTTTTCCCTCTTTGATTCGAACCTGATATGATGGAGTTTGCTTCATGTGTTTATGGAGATTGATTTTTGTGTTCGCGTGTTCTGTTCTAAAGTGTTTTTGCTAGGGCATGAAAGAAATAAACTACAACTTGTTATGTTTTAATTTATAAGAAAAACATTTCACCACAGTTGATAGTAACGATCATGGTGAAAGGAAGTTTAATTTTAATCTAAATATAAAAATTAAGGGGACACATTCTTTTTGTAACGAAAACATACAAAATTGTTGGTGCTATAATTCAGAACGTGTCACTCCATAAATTATCTCCATGGTTGAAAGGATGGAGCGTAGTGAAAAGTGTTTTAGTAATTTAAAAAAAGACGCATAAAGATGAATTACTACTTCAGTAGAATAAAGGAATGGgatttttttaccaaaataacccaatttttcaagaaaattcccaaaataaccctggtttcaaaaaaaatcccaaagtaccccacttttaggaggaaGATTCAATCCAATTGGAGACTCCTATTAAAAATAGagtggaggcgccaattggattggctaagGCACATGGTGcagtcaatccaattggcgctcatgtgtatttttacaaaggaggcgccaattggattggcacctcagtgtaaaatgcaattttttttgttataaatagatgtgttgtgtgaatcatttttccacatctcatttcatcatttggaaatcatgtttggtgttcgtcgccgatacggaaaggtgatttatgcgagagatAAACCTTAGATGCTGATGCTCTTCTagaacatcactacgttcgatcaactgaagagggagttggttcgttggttagatgggaaaataccagaaaGGGGATAAAATTAGAAGTATTGAAGACTCAAcaatatctttggttgggtgcgaatgaaaactgataaggatgctagggaaatgatgttcggtcgagatgacatcactttgattgttgtaatcaattagaaagatttctgttttcagttagcttattttgtactgatgtttgttgtgaaccttgttgtaacaaaaacttaatgatatataataattgaaggttacaaaaatacaatgttacaaaaagcttatgacccagatgatgctcctcgattgggacagttattcttgttgtgtcctggttgacgatagttactacataatcttatcattttatctgtcgAATCCATTTCGGTcctgatacgtgtgttgtttggccttccttttttctttctacgcatctcatcgttgtgccaAAGTATATCACCTTCgtatggaggccagtattcctccattggtagcaccgagaagcttttattatatacattcatgacggtgacagtcttgtacacatcagataaatgggtgtaagcgtcttgacgagtatatgCGCATGatgcaatgacatgggagcaaggaatacagaaggcctgaaattttccacagtcgcaccaacttctgtttagtctaatagcataggataaatttggtctcccctcgttgtggtccattgtttcctggacgctgaaattttgcctatgacggtcaaagacttTTACAGCctgtgtgctagctttgatactCTCCTCTTTAatgactttcatgcaacactcactaaatacttgcccagacattaacaccgcactccatctttcacctctggttgtgaacgtagaagccaacctataataggtcgatcttaccaagACAGTTATTGGCATATTTCTAATTCCTTTAAATACCCTGTTCATGCgttccacaaggtttgttgtcattcaccaccttcttgtgaagattcttatcttttattgcacgcatgaagttttgtgcaatatgtctaatgcaatagacatgggtagaaggaggatcatgccatctgttgtcatggttgttgtaggcactctcaatggcagcatatctaccagaaatcaaacagagattggcttgtggagccacatgcgttctgagatgtcaaagaaagaaaccccatccaccatccgtttcaccttcaactagagcaaagcaaatgggaaagacattgttgttgccgtcttgtgcaaccgccataagcaaaGCACCCTTGTGTTTgccgtataaccaagtgccatcaatttgaataataggtttgcagaatgaaaaacctttgatgcatgggtcaaacgccaaaaagagacggtgaaagattctaaTACCTGTAACACAagttccgtctggcatcattgctggcagGGTCTCCATAATTtccacagttcctgggacatatgtctttagtgcccataaaaaccgtggcaattctttgtaCGAATCCTCCTAGTtgccgaatacctgttcaacaacctttgtccttgcaatccaggctttcttgtaagatggagtataattatatcttgttcTCATATGGGATATAACTTACCTTCAatgatgggtctttattaaccaacggcagaatgtcctgacatatcaatgcaatgcttaatttacggtgatcttgttcaacgttagttgcaatgcaaaTGTGAGGTGGGTCTATTAAAGTTATCTCCCAAGAttcgtttttctttttgtaaaatgcagccaaccgaaacttacaaaggatgttacgatattcgatgacataccttctgaatcagtgcgtttcattgtaaaatcaacatagttgttcatgtggaattttttgataggtcgcacacattcttctttggtgcggaacatgtctcccacctttaactTTCCTTATGATCGTGGATTCGGGTTATAGAAAACACTattggatgtttcatcgtcatgcagatgcatgtttgtcatatgttgaggcagattgtagacatgactaggaggtattggcggtggttgatcatcatcttaAATGCCGTTGTTCAACATATAATCGACCagtatctcagtctcctcttcttcttcatcaacgacgttcacttcttcttctgcttctgggttgacgtcatctgagCATTGTGGATCGAATTTACCAGATTCATCATGACTGATTAtttgagactgttgagatggtatacatggttgaagtgtaatatacaactcaatacaattgcagcctgaatgttcatgactaacaaacatgtattcaacatgTTCATCATCCGGTACCTTAAGagggaaaaacttgcattgattgttctaaaaaaatattggattttgatacatgatctttgacacaatacccgatcctatacaggattgtattctttttttcaaatgcaagaaggttgcatttctcttgatcgtaagtcgaatggtatcggtgtttcggAAACAAAATCTGtataactcagactcgtatgtttcaccaTTGTAGTGAAGATTGACACTATATTTCGGGgaagatgacattgtaatatttcttgtgcagatgaaaattattttcttgctgcagatgaatgtgtgttgagtgttggatgttgatagtaagacacttaaataggtaagtgatttgtctcacatgcaagctagttcgaagtgatgtgtcacacatgcaagctagtccgaaatgatgtgtcaaacatgcaagctaGTCTGAAGTGACATGTCCAACATGCAAGAGAGAGGAAAACCacgtgtcacacatgcaagcacacactccaaatgaattggcgcctccttacaatccttgcacatgggcgccaatccatttggcgacACTATGTCTTGCATGCATGCAGACCTCGTAACCAAGCATTCAGACCTAGGTGTGTCATGCATGTACCTATAGAGGCCCCAATTTGAATGGAGACACCATGTACAaaatgcacatgggcgccaattcatttggtTACAACATGCAAACACAATTTTCCATGCTCCAAACTTTTGCCTATAAATCCATCCACACCATtaacacttcttccacaccatcactcactacttcttctacaatatCAAAACTTTCATCTGCAACAACCACTTTCATCTGCACCAACCGCTTTCATCTCCTACAAGATGtttatcctcacaatgggcgaatcgcacagaggaacagttgcaaacatagcaacttatgtaagtattttattgttttgttatttgttttaatagagtaccttttaataacatatcaacttagtaaatttttttgttctttcttttataggatgtgtcaaggttccgtactcgggtccacgaatatgtccacatggacccgatgattcaaccttatgttgaactcgccggttttgaACATATTAGCAAAATTATATCTTGGTCGGTGGATAATAAATTCATTCttgctttatgcgaaagatggcgtcctgagacacacacattctggttttcaaccggtgagtgtactgtgacgttagaagacgtctacatgcttttgggactgcccattgaaggtaagactgtaaatggtaaaaccaactatgcaaattcaatttgcatggacctcttggagactgatttgttagatgataactcaagaggtcaaggtatactcctttcacgccttaagtcatatTATAACAGTTTAcacttagatgagcattctaccgaagatgctcgaataataaaaactaggtgttacattatgcttttaattggttcttttttatttcccgaaggtagtggttctagtatgcatattatgcatttacctttactaagacatgtagatagaataggaagttatagttggggatccgcttgtttggcctatctttatagctctttgtgtaaaaacTCACGCAAAGAGACATCCAccttttctggatgtgctgttttgctccaagcatggggttggtcaagactaccgtccctagcacccgtcaacaacaaccctttcacattcccgtatgcacaaaagtaagttgtttaaatttctatatatttacttacttctttaacgattattatctctaactaatatttttacctttttgATGCAGATGGTCgacacgtggtatgagttataaaagatgtcctagacactgtattacctagtatcgcaatctgttggatcaccttcgaccgacagacataaggataataacctcattatttcgttataatttgttaacttcttctactAAGTTTATAATTCAAGTTACTTTCACATTTCAattcatttggcgtccatacctaaatttggatcatgaccatgaggtcaacgctgaagacgcagccgtatgggCTGCATGCACACCCATAATAAgattcacaactgtggagatgcacaatagtgatcgtgtgaagttgcagttcggtatgccccaaaacatcccagatcccccagcaagcctagtagaatggcatatgcgcaaagttaacgaccaatggaacttcattccatggcaaagcttcacaagatctgagtgtcgcaaatggaatcaccgccatgaccatgtcttaactgacgcagtgatgccaaatgaagaaaaaccaagtcgtacctatatggcttggtacaaatcgattggttttcagttcatcgtcGAGAATATCTACCTGTACGACCCACGCCAACAAACTTACACACCAGACacctcaacatctaacccccaacaacattgtcagaccggatacacacaaccccctgttcgtcaaactttcctttcacaaacacacaaacatacaacccaaacatgccatacacccaaccccaataccaagagcataccccataccaccaccaacaaattgatcatcaaccagagacccaacatcgcttcgcacccaacacatcaccctgCCAAAGCCGCCTTAGCtagaacacccaacgatcattcaacaccaaccgctcatcctcctaccatagccaagaagcccaaacctcacaaaaccaaaacctccaacaaccatatctctaccaaacaccccaataatctttccaacctttcctcgacgcatcattgacacccatgtctcccttcaaccgtcctggtcgcccaccaatgagtcaaacacaacccaactactctggcatgggtcatgaacttAGCTATGACGGTACACCTTtgatgcatactgaagactatgccgatttgtctgactatctcaacCGTCCTGGTAGTGATGCTCttggcccctcagatgctcaaataccagtggtgaatcatcaacgcgggttagggccacgggttagggtagctaggggatgttggaccggaggtcggttaggtgatctcggtcatcaccattaggcttATTTGTGTAAACGGGAATTTTTATTAATATAAATTGGTCCTATTTTGAAATTATGTATCACGTAAACCGTTtaacaaaaaaattgcattttacatTGAGGTGTCAATCCGTTGGCGCTTCCTATCAACTgatacacatgggcgccaattggaaTGACTACACCATGTgcctagccaatccaattgacgaCTCCATTGTATTTTTAAGAGGtgtcgccaattggattgacgcctcctcctaaaagtggggtactttgggatattttttgaaaataaggttatttttggaattttcttgaaaaacaaggttattttcataaaaaattcaaGGAATGAAGTAAGATGATTTtacaaaatatatattttatagCAGTGATATTTTATAATTCTTTTTCTAAGCCTACAAAATTTGCTTTTAATTTCTCTTTTCAATATATAAATTTTTTCACATTCTCTTTTTAGTTTCTccttttaatttataaatattttcACATTCTCTTTTTAGTTTATAATTTTTTTCACAATTCTTCTATTATGTCATGTTGTATTGTTTATGttaaaattaatttaattcaCTTAACTAATTGATTTTTTTATGAATATACAActtaaaatttgattgaaaaaaatAAGAAATATATGATATTATGATTGTGATCATTCCATAGTTATGAAATATTCATATCATCATACAATTTTAATACAAGTTAACTCATacaatatttatttatttaacaATTTTATAGAATTAAAATTCATTTTATTTACGGGATTACATATCTCCACATATATGTATATTATTATGATTTTGAAACAAATTTAAGTAATATTTTCTTATAAGTTAAAGGTATATAAGTTTTActtaaaatataaataaaaatatgagTGACCTATACAAAAAGCACAAATATATATAACAACAACCACTggttttatttatattttaaaagaaaaacaCCACACAAATAAACACAATAAAAAACCTCATATTAAAGCACACATATAATAAGTATGTCACAACTTAATAATAGTCTTATGTCACAACTTAATAATAGTCTTAAAGAAAAGAGAGAACTAGCTCTAGCATAAAGGTAGCCCTATCTTCTCTTTTCATTCCCTTTCACACTAGTTGATAATAGTAGCATATATTATTTATTGGGGAAGATTCATCTCCTAAATGTTTCACTTCAAAATGTTTTCCATCACTTGATACTGAAAAGAAAAAAAACCATTAGCTCTACTCTACTATAAAAAGTCAACAACTCAGTCATAGTACAAATAGTATAAAATAGAgattattttttgtttttgttttgaaTCACATACAACTgtatataattttttctttcaATAACTTTATGCATGCAaacaaaaatttaattaaaatttcATATTTTGTTTTATTCTATCAATTCATGTTAGTTTTAAGAAACcaaatataattaatttttttacCATCAAATACATTGTAACTTTTACAAATTAAATGCAAAACAAAAAGAAATATACAAAACTCCTATTATTTCCTCCGATAATATGAGGGGGcaattaatatttttaataatttaaaaaaatattttattttatttttaatttttattattataagaaaaattataaatttaattatgattttgatatttctatttaaaattaataatataattaatcGTTCTATTTAAGAGACCCTTTTTATAAAGTTGAACTGAGAAGCTCCAAAATTTTCATTTATAATTATATTAGATAATGCATGTATACCTAGCACAGTTGGTGGAAGGACCGATCTTGTAAGGGATAGTAGCCCCACATTTGCCTGGGAGGGCAGCAGCAAAGCCTACATTGAGTCCTTTGAAAGAAGCAGCAGCAGACTTCAAGCAGTCACAAGTTGCACGGCGGTCAGCAATAGTCCAAGCTGCATTAACTATCCCTTTAACGCCATAACAACAGCTCGGGGAAACAACACCACCATTTTGAAGATAATGCAGGCATGGCATAAGGTTATTAGTGACTTTTCCACATGAAAGTGCATCACCATTTTGTGCATACAACAAAGTCATGCACATCATAAGAACGCATGCTAGCTTGAAGTTACTCATGGTAAGAAATTAAATGATGTTTAATAGTGAATGATAGGTGTGAGTTTGATGCATGGGGTGATGGGTTTATATAGTGATTTTTGAAGTGTTTTAAAGTTGGTGGTGGTAGTGTATTATTCAATCTTGAGACTTGGGAGATGAGTTTTATGTTTAATATTTAATTATGATGTAAGGGGACACCCCTAATATTGTTTTAAAGTGACCGTTCGAACGTGGTCTCTTTAAATAAGCGGTATCGAATGGATTTTTCTATTATCACGTTTACATCAATAtcaatattattattattattattattattattattattattattatgagaATATTTATATTATTTAATATTGATTTGTGATGATAAAATATTTAGATTTTAGGAGGTAGAGTTTAATGTAAAGTCAAAGAGAACATAGTCGAACTCTATCATTTTTATGTTTCTCATTCCGTTTAACAAAAAAATTGTCTTAATTAAACAATTTatatttttaacaaaaaattgAATGAGTTAATTTTAATGATATAATTAATAAGTTTAAATAGTCTTTTCGCTAAATtaatatgtttttatttttagtttttaaatCGTTTTTTTCTTGGAAATAATATTTGaatattaaatattttttgttttagTTATGGCAGGAAAATCTGCAAATTTTCAAAGAgtttttcttcaaatttttctgCGGATTTAAAATCTGGATGTTTCATGCCAATTTTTCT from Lathyrus oleraceus cultivar Zhongwan6 chromosome 7, CAAS_Psat_ZW6_1.0, whole genome shotgun sequence encodes the following:
- the LOC127107290 gene encoding non-specific lipid-transfer protein 1-like: MSNFKLACVLMMCMTLLYAQNGDALSCGKVTNNLMPCLHYLQNGGVVSPSCCYGVKGIVNAAWTIADRRATCDCLKSAAASFKGLNVGFAAALPGKCGATIPYKIGPSTNCASIK